In the genome of Montipora capricornis isolate CH-2021 unplaced genomic scaffold, ASM3666992v2 scaffold_502, whole genome shotgun sequence, the window aaagcaatttttgtttatctacAACGGGCTAAAACCAGAGTTGCAACTCAAAATCCATATATACTTGATACCTTCAAACTGAATGAAGCAAACGCAAACAGTTATTTAACAACATGCAGACTCGAATAtggcaatggtgttttctacccagaaacagaatatgacagtgaaagcaaagtgagaatattcaatgatctcatgtcttatgcaatgcgaaaaaatgattacaacaccggAACGCAGTTGAATCTAGCTAATTACAATAGTTTATATCCACTGATTTATTTCGATCTGTCATATCAAACAGAAAAGTAACAAGAGACcctaaacagttgattttcaggTATAAAATAAGTGCTAATAGTGCAGCAGATTTCAATGTCCATGCAGTTGTATTGTACGACGAGTCGGTTGTTATTGACAAGGTGGGTAATGAATTGGTTATAGTTTAATCCCATGAATGACacatatttatttgtatatgtTTTGTGACTGGAATTATgtaacatatattatatgactGAACTTCATCAAATAAACGTAAGACTGTCagataatcaaaaaaagaatctgagtaatgcttaccataaaagggaaacaattgttctaagactgacaaatgattctcttaatggaaacgacactctttatgttccagcaatggtgaaaaaaagattgcaaaaaaatcgacaattgaacaaaggaatggacatTAAGCTTGCTAAGACCAATATCAGAAAACAAGTAGGCGGAAGTCTTTTGAGCACCGTATTGTCACTTGGTATGAGAGCTCTTCCAGCAATTGGTAAAACCCTTGGGTTGAGTGCTCTTGGTGGTTTAGCAGAAGCCGGAGCTAAAAAATTGTTAGGATCTGGTCAAAAAGGTGGTGCTATGCCATTACCCATGATGATACCTTTCAATGCAATCAATCAACTGATGCCATATCTGAATATGTTTACAACCAAACAGCAAAGAGACATAATGAATGCGGCTCAAACAGGATCTGGCGTTAAAATAACACCGAccaaaacacaatcaggtggattttTAGGCACTCTGTTAGCTAGCATTGGAATTCCTTTGGCTTTGAATCTTGTCAAAAAGCTAACGGGAAGAGGAGCACCGAGGGTAGGTAGACCACCTTCGTCGAAAAAGGATGGTACAGGAGCACCTAGAATTGGAATGCCCCCTCCATTTTATAGTTATCCGCCATATGTGACTGGtaatggtagaaaaaaaaaacatcctcaaccaaaaaaggaaaagggttactattgggaaaaaacagtccattcaatggcatacccattttgggggcaatattgtgaaaccaaaatttcacaaaaacatacCTATGTCCAATCACGATCtgaaaaaatggtgtaaatatttaaacataccaatcaatgatgtactgtcaagagatgaaaaagttccacataaccataaacaggcgtTATTCATATACAATCTTGAACCAGCTTATATGAGCGGAAGTCATTGGGTGGCCACTTATGTTAAGAatgatgtaataaattattttgattcgtttggtatgcctccatttcaagagattgtgaatcatgccaaaaagaaaaatctaactttgttacatcaaaacaatcagatacaaaacatacaaacaacaacttgtgggtatttctgtttatactttctaaatgaaatgaataagggtaattcgtattatgatttattacaagtgtttgacataaatgatacaatgaaaaatgagagatttatcgaatattatttcagaaatatctaacttatatatattatgaaatcatattgtgttaaacaaaagaaagtgaccgaatgtgttgaaccttcaggttacaaaacagctaaaaatggtagactaatgttcttttgcacttgtgctgaatgtggtattacaaagaccaaatttgttaaaaaacagggaaactGAATAGCCCGTTGGGAGCGGGCTTATTCAGTGATATTGCTAATACTGGAAcggaattatttttaactaaaggagtaccttatcttggcaaaaaagccgttgaaatgggtagatattATGGTTCTGAATTAATGAGAGATCCAAAgttgcagaaaaaagcaatcgattatggtttgagaaaaatgaaCCCTCTACTTCATAAAGTCGGTTCTGAAGCTCTCGATCAATTGTCAACGAAGATAAGACCCAAGAAAAAATACAccacaaacagaaaagatcttgatggCGGTGCTCTTGacattcacaaagctattggtaaattgccgaaaccaaaaggcggatggACATTACCTGGGCATCATTACACAGGACCTTATAATGATTtagaaaatcaactgaagtatgacccaaaaactggtcaaatattggaaatatatgatatgcccactggcaaaactgatgcaatagcaatgcaacacgatgttgattattccgtctgcaaggatgacaggaaatgtaaaaacaaagcagataggaaaatggttcaagctttagacaacgtaccgtataatgaaagacaatgggggcattggttggcaagaaatgttatcaatacaaagcagaaactaggttttggagtttcaaaaaacggaaaaagccgtcgggtaactggcaagaaaaattagcagatgaattacatgcatctataagacgcaactttactcggcggcgtgtaatcgtaaatcatgttgatgaaatatgggcaagtgatctagttgaaatgcaacagtttagcaaatggaataaaggttatcggtatcttctcatggttattgatgttttcagcaaatacggttGGATTGTCCCATTGAAGGACAAGAAAGGTGAATCTGTCACTgaagcatttaaaacaatattcagGGAAGGCAGAAGACCACAATatttatgggttgataagggaaaggagttctataacaaacacttgaaggaCTTGTTCGACAAAAATGGGATACATATGTACTCCactgaaaatgaagagaaatcctCAGTGGTCGAAAGATGGAATAGAACAATCAAGTCCAAAATGTGGAAGCAGTTCactgttcaaggtaatacacAGTATTTAGACATGCTACCCAAACTAGTGAAACagtacaacaacacaaaacattcaagcataaaaaTGACACCTGTTGAAGCATCTAATAAGAGGAATGAAGGTATAGTTTACTTCAATCTATATGGTGATACagaaacattaaaacaaaaacctaAATTCAAAACAGGTGACCAGGTTCGAATATCCaagtataaacggaatgtgttCGATAAAGGATATACTCCAAACTGGACCgaagaagtgtttacagttgataagatccaatacactaatccaataacatacaaactaaaagatctcagaggtgaagagatacaaggcagtttttatgaacctgaattattaaaagcaaagcaGGATATTTTCCGTATTGACAAAGTGATCAGAAgagactataaaaagaaacaagctttggtaaaatggaagggatacagtgatgaattcaacagttggataccattgaaagacattgaaaacatatgAATTGTGGTGAAACAAACGCGCATAAATacttataaaaaataaaaatatatacttatattatatggacaagtttgaaaatgaagaaaagtttggtttCTATTATGAGAGCGATCAGGATTCCCATCTGTCGGATTCTGACTGGGTACCATCCTCACCGGAAAGTTTTTCATCACAAGAAAGCGAATCGGATTTTAGTTGCCCAAGTTCGCCAGAATCTTTTGCGTCACAAGACAGTGATGAATCTGTGTAAAAGATAATCGAAACATATAGTATATGTTCAGAGGAAGCCAAATAATTGAAACCATGGCTGTAAGAAAAGTGATCACAGAAATGATTTGTGAAATAGTGGTCAGGAACGCAGGTTATATGCATTATGTTCATTCAGAAGCAGTACCATTGTTGATCAAAGCATTGAAAACAGGAGgaccaaagaaagaaatcggGAAAATGTTTCACATCATAGATGtcaaaatggattttttgttcAGAGAGTTTAAAAGGTACAGCGATTTTTTGAAACCATTGAAATTGatacaaaatatataaaaaataaaatatatagtaATATAATATGGAAGATCGAAGACCAGTTGGCCGCCCAAGATTTTATACtgatgaagaaagaagaaaaataaaaaccgaCTACATGTTGCATAAAGAATGGTACTGTAAAATATGCAACAATGGTAGAAACTACACTCTTGCTGGCAAACATTgccatttaaaaacaaagaaacatttcaaaaattcatttacatATAATACGGGTTACATTTATGATAAACATGAAAAtagcaattaatttattcatatcacttctcttttaaaaaagttaaatacaTACTTCCCGTATGTGTTGAACTGTAAACGCACCATAATTTGACTTAAAGAATTATTATCTATAGATATATTATAATGGCAAATAATATGATAAATATTATGAACCGAAGTTCGCTTCAAAATCTGAGCAAAGAAGAATTAATAGAATtgattataaaacaaaatacaaaaccaGTGCCCGCACcgaggacaaaaacaagacCGATCTCAAAACCCAGAAAGAgtgtaaaagaacttgttgacTATTTTGAGAGGCAGAGACTGCCTGCTCCTCCTTCTGAATGGCTGGAAGAAATAGAACAATTAAACAGACCAGTGCCAGCACCTAGATCCAAAAAACGACCAATTCCATTACCGAGGACCATAATACACGAAACGAACAAAGCTCTAAAAGGGTTTACGAAGTCTTAtagaattaacaaaaaaaacagcaaagacccacttatgcaactgcaaaatacaagaaaggctgttgccaTTCACAttggaaaaatattaaaatcaatgAAAGGTCTAAAGTTTGTTGAAACACTGAGGGTCACATTTGAAAAGCAAACAGGgcgagaagaaaaaatcatcaaaacggcttatttcaacagtcaaccacaaacaataacaaatgacacacaaattgaactagctttatctttgtcaaaacaagtcatactaaacaagattgcagtttggatttcagagggatctggttggactATTCAATCTGTTGAAAATCATTATATCAATGTGGTAAAATACGAGCCAATGAAAGGATCTTCTTACATCAAATTGCCAAATGAACTCAAACACAGTGCAAAAGGATTGATCAACatgaaaaatgaggataatgaatGCTTCAGGTGGTGCCACATAAGACATCTCAATCCTCAAGACAAATACCCACAGAGAATCAAAAAATCAGAcaaagcattcattgaaaatttgaattattcaggaattgaatttccagtgactaccaaacagtacaacaaaatagaaaagcagaatgaaattaacatcaatgttttcggttatgaaaacaaacaaaaatatcccatttatgtgtcaaaagaaaagtataaaGATTGCATGAATCTgcttcttataacagaaaatgaaaacaagcattatgtgttgatcaaagatttcaacaaattcatgtacaatcaaacaaaacacaaggaaaggaAGCACTTCTGTATGCATTGCTTACAATGTTTCAGTTCTGAAAGAGTATTAactgatcataaagaaaactgcaTACAAGTAAATGGCACACAAGCTAtcaaaatgccaacaaaagatgataacatactaaaattcaataatttccataaacaactaCCAGTACCATTCGTCATTTATGCAGATTTTGAAGCTATAACAGAAAAGATATCCGGTTGCCAACCTAATGATGATAAATCGTACACAGAGGCTTATCAGAGACACacagactgtggttatggatataaggttgtgtgttgttatgatgataaatacacaaaaccagtacaaatttatagaggtgaaaaagctgtttacaaatttatggaagctatGCTAGAGGAAGTTAAATATTGCAAGAAgatcatgaaaaaatatttcaataaaccattgagaatgactgaagatgatgaaaaagaatttcaaaaagctAATGAATGTCATatctgcaataaaaaatacaatgaaaatgatgtgAGAGTTAGAGACCATTGCCATATCACAGGTAAATACAGAGGATCAGCTCACCAAGATTGTAACCTAAATTTCAGATTGACTGAGAAAATACCAGTTATGTTTCACAATCTCCGTgggtatgacagtcattttataatgcaagaaATTGGTGAGATAGTTAAAAAGCATACATACACAAACAAGAAAGGTgaaacatgccaaatgaatatcaatgccataccaaacaacatggaaaagtatatggctttcatgcttggtaatcatctgacctttattgatagttttcaattcatgagctcaagtcttgataaactggtgagcaacctaccaaaagaagcattaatatatacttctcaaaaattcaaaggtaaagagCTTGATTTGATGAGTAAGAAGGGAGTATACCCATATGACTTTATggacagttttgaaaaattcaatgaaaagctgccaccaaaagaagaattttacagtatattaAATGATGAGCATATCTCAGGTGATCAatacaaacatgctcaaaatgtatggaacacTTTTGATCTAAAAAATATGGGCGAGTACCATGACTTATATCTTAAATCTGACATCCTTCTGTTAGCTGATGTGTTTGAAAACTTTCGAAAGACCTGTCTGCAATACTACAAACTAGACCCCtgtcattattttaccagtCCTGGGCTTTCTTGGGatgctatgttaaagatgactgacattaaattggagcttatgactgatattgatatgtttcaattcattgAAAAGGGCATGCGTGGTGGTAC includes:
- the LOC138036802 gene encoding uncharacterized protein: MPTKDDNILKFNNFHKQLPVPFVIYADFEAITEKISGCQPNDDKSYTEAYQRHTDCGYGYKVVCCYDDKYTKPVQIYRGEKAVYKFMEAMLEEVKYCKKIMKKYFNKPLRMTEDDEKEFQKANECHICNKKYNENDVRVRDHCHITGKYRGSAHQDCNLNFRLTEKIPVMFHNLRGYDSHFIMQEIGEIVKKHTYTNKKGETCQMNINAIPNNMEKYMAFMLGKELDLMSKKGVYPYDFMDSFEKFNEKLPPKEEFYSILNDEHISGDQYKHAQNVWNTFDLKNMGEYHDLYLKSDILLLADVFENFRKTCLQYYKLDPCHYFTSPGLSWDAMLKMTDIKLELMTDIDMFQFIEKGMRGGTSYIANRYGKANNRYMKTYDEKAPSKYIMYLDANNLYGWAMSQYLPTGGFKWLAKNQINQIDLAKYKENSNKGLILEVDLEYPKELHDLHNDYPLAAEKVKVNKDMLSNYCQEIANKFKVSTGLVHKLIPTLSNKEKCVLHYRNLQLYTDLGLKITKIHRVLKFNQSPWLKEYIDFNTQKRTNAKNAFEKDFFKLMNNSVFGKTMENIRKRVDVRLVTDKNKLSKMAAKPTYVSSKIFNKNLVAVHKIKETLTLNRPAYVDFPHCL